The following proteins are co-located in the Massilia litorea genome:
- the prmC gene encoding peptide chain release factor N(5)-glutamine methyltransferase: MNIAAGTTVAALQAGLPLDPLENRILLCYALDLTRVGLITNSERVLNADEAARLSALVARRQAGEPIAYIVGQREFFGLPFHVTPAVLIPRPDTELIVELTLERLAPRARLLDMGTGSGAIAVSVAHTRPDAAVTALDVSAEALAVAAANAHANKADVRFLRSDWFAALGSETFDLIASNPPYIAGGDVHLAQGDLRFEPSGALTDFADGLSALRTIIQGAPAHLVAGGWLLLEHGYDQAEAVRALLLEAGYGEVQSWRDLGGIERVSGGRRG; encoded by the coding sequence ATGAACATTGCCGCCGGCACCACGGTCGCCGCGCTGCAGGCGGGCCTGCCGCTCGACCCGCTGGAAAACCGCATCCTGCTCTGTTACGCGCTGGACCTCACGCGCGTCGGGCTGATCACCAATTCCGAACGCGTGCTGAACGCGGACGAGGCGGCGCGTCTCAGCGCGCTGGTGGCGCGGCGCCAGGCCGGTGAGCCGATCGCCTACATCGTCGGGCAGCGCGAATTCTTCGGCTTGCCCTTTCACGTCACCCCGGCCGTGCTGATCCCGCGTCCGGATACCGAGTTGATCGTCGAATTGACACTCGAGCGCCTGGCGCCGCGCGCGCGCCTGCTCGACATGGGTACCGGCAGCGGCGCGATTGCCGTGTCGGTGGCGCATACGCGGCCCGACGCCGCCGTGACGGCGCTCGATGTCAGCGCCGAAGCACTCGCCGTCGCCGCGGCGAATGCGCATGCGAACAAGGCCGATGTCCGCTTCCTGCGCAGCGACTGGTTCGCTGCCCTGGGGAGCGAGACATTCGACCTGATCGCCTCGAATCCGCCCTACATCGCCGGCGGCGACGTCCACCTGGCGCAGGGAGATTTACGGTTCGAGCCGAGCGGGGCACTGACCGACTTCGCCGACGGTTTGTCGGCACTGCGCACGATCATCCAGGGCGCGCCGGCCCATCTGGTGGCGGGCGGCTGGCTGCTGCTGGAACACGGCTATGACCAGGCCGAGGCGGTGCGGGCGCTGCTGCTGGAGGCCGGCTATGGTGAGGTCCAGAGCTGGCGCGACCTGGGCGGGATCGAACGGGTCAGCGGCGGCCGGCGCGGGTAG
- a CDS encoding disulfide bond formation protein B: MPRFRSVLLITSFISFALVGAALYLQHAHDMLPCPLCVIQRYAFLGIGVASLVGALGNKIRGGAGVALLAALGGLGTVGKHLYVLAHPGFSCGIDPMETMLNKIPTATLLPWLFKAEGLCENATDALFGLSIPQWSAVWFVLLTIPLAWVLVSGRRAR, from the coding sequence ATGCCACGTTTCCGCTCCGTTTTGCTCATTACTTCCTTCATCAGTTTCGCGCTGGTCGGCGCCGCCCTGTACCTGCAGCACGCGCACGACATGCTGCCCTGCCCGCTGTGCGTGATCCAGCGCTATGCCTTCCTTGGCATCGGCGTGGCCAGTCTGGTCGGCGCGCTGGGCAATAAAATCCGGGGCGGCGCCGGCGTCGCGCTGCTGGCGGCGCTGGGCGGGCTGGGCACTGTGGGCAAACACTTGTATGTGCTGGCGCACCCCGGCTTTTCCTGCGGTATCGATCCGATGGAAACGATGCTGAACAAAATCCCGACGGCGACCTTGCTGCCTTGGCTGTTCAAGGCCGAGGGGCTATGCGAGAACGCCACCGATGCGCTGTTCGGCCTGTCGATCCCGCAATGGTCGGCCGTCTGGTTCGTGCTGCTGACCATTCCCCTGGCCTGGGTGCTGGTCTCCGGCCGCCGCGCGCGATGA
- the prfA gene encoding peptide chain release factor 1, producing MKPSMLAKLDQLANRLVELDELLTHEGATANMDNYRKMTKEHAEIGPLVALYRQYQEANGDIAAAQEMLGDPEMKEFAQEEIESAKGRLAALDLDLQKMLLPKDENDERNIFLEIRAGTGGDESALFAGDLLRMYTRFAERNRWQVEMVSESSSDLGGYREVIVRVIGNGVYSKLKFESGGHRVQRVPATETQGRIHTSACTVAVMPEADEVEDVYINPADLRIDTYRASGAGGQHINKTDSAVRITHLPTNIVVECQDDRSQHKNKAQAMKVLAARIKDVQLREQQSKEAATRKSLIGSGDRSERIRTYNFPQGRLTDHRINLTLYKLDFIMDGDLTELTNALAAEHQAELLAALGD from the coding sequence ATGAAACCATCGATGCTGGCCAAGCTGGACCAACTCGCGAACCGCCTGGTCGAACTCGACGAATTGCTGACCCATGAAGGCGCCACCGCCAACATGGACAATTATCGGAAAATGACGAAGGAGCATGCCGAGATCGGTCCGCTCGTCGCTCTCTACCGCCAGTACCAGGAGGCGAACGGCGATATTGCCGCGGCCCAGGAAATGCTGGGCGATCCGGAGATGAAGGAATTCGCGCAAGAAGAAATCGAGTCCGCCAAAGGGCGCCTCGCCGCGCTCGACCTCGATTTACAAAAAATGCTGCTGCCGAAGGACGAAAACGACGAGCGCAACATTTTCCTCGAGATCCGCGCCGGTACCGGCGGCGACGAATCGGCCCTGTTCGCGGGAGATTTGCTGCGCATGTACACCCGCTTTGCCGAACGCAACCGCTGGCAGGTGGAGATGGTTTCCGAATCGAGCTCCGACCTGGGCGGCTACCGCGAAGTCATCGTGCGCGTGATCGGCAATGGCGTGTATTCGAAACTGAAATTCGAATCGGGCGGCCACCGGGTGCAGCGCGTGCCCGCCACCGAAACCCAGGGACGCATCCACACCTCGGCCTGCACGGTGGCCGTGATGCCGGAAGCGGACGAGGTCGAGGACGTCTACATCAACCCGGCCGACCTGCGCATCGACACCTACCGCGCCTCCGGCGCCGGCGGCCAGCACATCAATAAAACCGATTCGGCGGTGCGCATCACCCACCTGCCGACCAACATCGTCGTCGAATGCCAGGACGACCGCAGCCAGCACAAGAACAAGGCGCAGGCCATGAAAGTCCTCGCCGCGCGCATAAAAGATGTGCAGCTGCGCGAACAGCAGTCGAAGGAAGCGGCCACCCGTAAAAGTCTGATTGGCTCGGGCGACCGCAGCGAGCGGATCCGCACCTACAACTTCCCGCAGGGCAGGTTGACCGACCACCGCATCAACCTGACCTTATATAAACTCGACTTTATTATGGACGGCGACCTCACCGAGCTGACCAACGCCCTGGCGGCCGAGCACCAGGCGGAATTGCTGGCGGCGCTGGGCGATTAA